In Dehalogenimonas etheniformans, one genomic interval encodes:
- a CDS encoding helix-turn-helix domain-containing protein, which translates to MHGDGEDLDEDPADLGAPCENAPADDDPLPEYTHYRDEGCGLSNSCLNCPFPRCVYEVRGGMRRYEKDKSAREIIFQYGRGFSAKQIARMLDENLRTVQRVIKEFKRDTDIDTENGRETWDE; encoded by the coding sequence ATGCATGGAGACGGCGAGGATCTCGATGAAGATCCGGCAGACCTTGGCGCGCCGTGCGAAAACGCGCCTGCGGATGACGACCCCCTCCCCGAATACACCCACTACCGGGACGAGGGCTGCGGTCTTTCCAACTCCTGCCTCAACTGCCCCTTTCCCCGGTGCGTCTACGAGGTGCGCGGCGGCATGCGGCGCTATGAGAAAGACAAAAGCGCCCGGGAGATCATCTTTCAGTACGGCCGCGGATTTAGCGCCAAGCAGATCGCCCGGATGCTGGATGAAAACCTGAGGACGGTCCAGCGGGTGATCAAGGAATTCAAACGTGACACTGACATCGATACCGAAAATGGAAGGGAGACATGGGATGAATAG
- a CDS encoding phage portal protein — protein MNSFDFNSAANDRRRRYRELLDFYHGRHWAGTRREEKRLTFNYAAAVVDKLTAYLVGGLSVKAVSHDASAETVLKAQRLLEKTGVGNNLDRLDYETEIDAAVLGDGCYRLGWDAASGTVRVTSPDIASVDVGYAIDGVAVEKVTLSYTVFKAVAIQAWGFNGGTGILPAGSTIPGGIGILPVDSDNVDVVETWTTAEYQVACNGEVVTASPNPYGFIPFIVFPNLPKPKSPWGISDLEPLVEVQRELNRSTSQLSRILELSGNPIAVLENVESSQDIAVAPGAVWHIPEEAKAYLLDLLQGGGAQLHLNYIDLLFRMLHDLSEMPRAAFCGMGRDVSGVALELELQPLLHRIWRKRLIRTGVYRRRAEMMLALYAKYLGENFDGVGIEVTWAPVLPRDIAATVASEQTLVQSGIHSRKRAMAGLGIADPDKEFADWLAERESILKMNRSNNLKAGESAV, from the coding sequence ATGAATAGTTTTGATTTCAATTCGGCCGCCAACGACAGGCGCCGGCGCTACCGTGAGCTGCTGGACTTTTATCACGGCCGTCATTGGGCGGGCACTCGCCGCGAAGAAAAGCGCCTGACATTCAATTACGCCGCGGCGGTGGTGGACAAACTGACCGCCTACCTGGTGGGCGGGCTTTCAGTGAAGGCCGTGTCCCATGATGCCTCGGCCGAAACGGTTTTGAAGGCTCAGCGATTGCTGGAAAAGACGGGCGTCGGCAACAATCTCGACCGGTTGGACTACGAGACGGAGATCGATGCCGCTGTGCTGGGTGACGGCTGCTACCGCCTCGGTTGGGATGCCGCCTCGGGGACGGTCCGAGTTACCTCGCCTGATATCGCCTCTGTCGACGTGGGATACGCCATCGATGGGGTCGCCGTCGAAAAGGTCACCCTGTCATACACCGTTTTCAAAGCTGTAGCGATTCAAGCCTGGGGCTTTAATGGTGGGACAGGCATCTTGCCTGCCGGCTCAACTATTCCCGGTGGGATCGGCATCCTGCCCGTCGATTCGGACAACGTCGATGTCGTCGAAACCTGGACCACCGCTGAATACCAGGTCGCCTGCAACGGCGAGGTCGTGACGGCCAGTCCGAACCCCTACGGCTTCATCCCGTTCATCGTCTTCCCCAACCTCCCCAAGCCAAAATCCCCGTGGGGCATTTCCGATCTTGAGCCGCTGGTCGAGGTACAGAGGGAACTGAACCGGTCTACTTCGCAGCTTTCACGCATCCTCGAGTTGTCCGGCAATCCCATTGCCGTGTTGGAGAACGTCGAATCGTCGCAGGATATCGCCGTCGCCCCCGGCGCGGTATGGCATATCCCGGAGGAAGCCAAAGCTTACCTGCTCGACCTATTGCAGGGTGGCGGAGCCCAGCTCCATTTGAATTACATCGACCTACTTTTCCGCATGCTGCACGACCTTTCGGAAATGCCGCGGGCGGCTTTCTGCGGTATGGGTCGGGACGTCTCCGGCGTGGCGCTGGAGCTTGAGCTTCAACCCCTCCTCCACCGCATCTGGCGCAAACGCCTCATCCGCACCGGCGTTTACCGCAGGCGAGCCGAGATGATGCTGGCGCTTTATGCCAAATACCTCGGCGAGAACTTTGACGGCGTCGGCATTGAGGTCACCTGGGCGCCGGTACTGCCGCGGGACATCGCCGCCACGGTAGCCTCGGAACAGACCCTCGTCCAGAGTGGCATTCACTCGCGAAAGCGGGCCATGGCAGGGCTAGGCATCGCCGACCCCGACAAGGAATTCGCCGATTGGCTGGCGGAACGGGAATCAATTTTGAAGATGAACCGGAGCAACAACCTGAAAGCGGGAGAGAGCGCGGTATAG
- a CDS encoding major capsid protein, producing MAITLTEAAKLSNDLLKQGVIETIIKDSPVLRRLPFIEITGNGLTYNQEKTLPDIAFYDVGDTWTESTPTFEQKTATLKIMGGDADVDNFLKTTRSNVQDLQTAIIQQKAKALKDKFEQTFIYGDESGNAKEFDGLRKLIDTTTAGAQVIAMGAAGATLTLDKLDELIDAVKGGKPDLLIMSRRTRRKLNSLLRASGALLETDRDAFGNSVQYWNGVAIGVDDWMLDTHVVASSVETATTGGLCSTIYAVQLGEGALAGLSAPGMVQVENVGALEDKDASRTRVKWYASLALFSSVKAAALIGVKD from the coding sequence ATGGCAATCACATTAACCGAGGCAGCTAAATTATCCAACGACCTGCTGAAACAGGGCGTCATTGAGACCATCATCAAGGACTCCCCCGTTCTCCGCCGCCTGCCCTTCATCGAGATCACCGGCAACGGCTTGACCTACAACCAGGAGAAAACCCTGCCGGATATCGCCTTCTACGATGTCGGCGACACCTGGACGGAGAGCACGCCGACTTTCGAGCAGAAGACCGCAACTTTGAAGATCATGGGCGGCGACGCCGACGTGGACAACTTCTTGAAAACCACCCGCTCGAACGTCCAGGACCTGCAAACGGCGATCATCCAGCAGAAGGCCAAGGCGCTCAAGGACAAGTTCGAGCAGACTTTCATCTACGGCGATGAGAGCGGCAACGCCAAGGAGTTCGACGGCCTGCGCAAACTGATCGACACCACCACCGCCGGTGCCCAGGTCATCGCCATGGGCGCCGCCGGCGCCACCCTCACCCTGGACAAGCTCGATGAGCTGATCGACGCGGTAAAAGGCGGCAAGCCCGACCTGCTCATCATGAGCCGCCGCACACGGCGCAAGCTTAACTCGCTGCTGCGGGCATCGGGCGCTCTTCTCGAAACCGACCGGGACGCCTTCGGCAATTCCGTCCAGTACTGGAACGGCGTGGCTATCGGCGTCGATGACTGGATGCTGGATACCCACGTCGTAGCTTCGAGCGTTGAGACCGCCACCACCGGCGGCCTGTGCTCCACCATTTACGCCGTGCAGTTGGGTGAAGGGGCCCTTGCCGGCTTGTCCGCGCCGGGCATGGTCCAGGTGGAAAACGTAGGGGCGCTGGAGGACAAGGACGCCAGCCGGACTAGGGTGAAGTGGTACGCATCGTTGGCGCTGTTCTCGTCGGTCAAGGCTGCCGCACTGATAGGGGTGAAGGACTAG
- a CDS encoding DUF2200 domain-containing protein, translated as MAKHNLYTMPVANVYPHYIAKAERKGRTKTEVDEIIHWLTGYSQAELEALLGNGTSLETFFAKAPRLNPSRTLIKGLICGIRVEDIEEPIMREIRYLDKLVDELAKGKAMEKILWK; from the coding sequence ATGGCCAAACACAATCTCTATACCATGCCTGTCGCCAACGTGTATCCGCATTACATTGCCAAGGCCGAGAGAAAGGGACGGACAAAGACGGAAGTCGATGAGATCATCCATTGGTTGACCGGTTATAGCCAGGCGGAGCTGGAAGCGTTACTCGGAAACGGCACTAGTCTTGAGACCTTCTTTGCCAAGGCTCCTCGCCTCAACCCCTCCCGAACCCTGATTAAAGGCCTGATCTGCGGTATCCGGGTGGAGGATATCGAAGAACCGATAATGCGGGAAATCCGCTATCTGGACAAACTGGTCGATGAGCTGGCGAAGGGAAAAGCGATGGAGAAGATTTTGTGGAAATAA